A genomic stretch from Nitrobacter winogradskyi Nb-255 includes:
- the tolB gene encoding Tol-Pal system beta propeller repeat protein TolB: MPFRLNRRHMISGMASAAVLLGSRQALGQARVQITEGNVAPLPIAIPNFVGGTPSDNEVGAGVAKVITNNLKRSGLFAPIDQAAYIEKITNIDVPPQFANWKTINAQALVTGRMTRQGDGRLKAEFRLWDVATGQQLAGQQYFTSPEYWRRIAHIISDQIYERLTGEKGYFDSRVVFVDESGSSQRRVKRLALMDQDGANVRYLTRGADLVITPRFSPSTQEVTYMEFGQGDPRVYLFNIETGQREIVGNFPGMSFSPRFAPDGQRIIMSLQQGGNSNLFVMDLRSKSTTRLTDTPAIDTSPSYSPDGARICFESDRGGKPQIYVMGATGGGAQRISFGEGSYSTPVWSPRGDYIAFTKQGGGQFSIGIIKPDGSGERILTSGFHNEGPTFAPNGRVLMFFRDPGGGGGPSLYTIDVSGRNELKVPTPGFASDPAWSPLLS; this comes from the coding sequence ATGCCGTTCCGCCTGAACCGCCGACACATGATTTCCGGGATGGCATCGGCTGCCGTGTTGCTGGGCAGCCGGCAGGCCCTCGGCCAGGCGCGGGTCCAGATCACCGAAGGCAACGTCGCGCCGCTTCCGATCGCCATTCCGAACTTTGTGGGAGGCACACCGTCGGATAACGAGGTCGGCGCCGGCGTCGCCAAGGTCATCACCAACAACCTCAAGCGTAGCGGATTGTTCGCGCCGATCGACCAGGCCGCGTACATCGAGAAGATCACCAACATCGACGTGCCGCCGCAGTTCGCCAACTGGAAAACCATCAACGCGCAGGCGCTGGTGACCGGACGCATGACGCGTCAGGGAGACGGGCGGCTCAAGGCCGAGTTTCGCCTGTGGGATGTCGCCACCGGGCAGCAGCTCGCCGGCCAGCAGTATTTTACGTCGCCGGAGTACTGGCGGCGCATTGCGCACATCATCTCGGATCAGATTTACGAACGTCTGACCGGCGAGAAAGGCTATTTCGACAGCCGCGTGGTGTTCGTCGACGAGAGCGGGTCGTCGCAGCGTCGCGTCAAGCGCCTGGCTTTGATGGATCAGGACGGCGCCAACGTGCGCTACCTCACGCGCGGCGCGGACCTCGTGATCACGCCGCGTTTTTCTCCGTCGACCCAGGAAGTCACCTACATGGAGTTTGGGCAGGGCGATCCTCGGGTCTATCTCTTCAACATCGAAACCGGACAGCGCGAAATCGTCGGCAATTTTCCCGGCATGTCGTTCTCGCCGCGATTTGCGCCGGATGGCCAACGCATCATCATGAGTCTGCAGCAGGGGGGGAACTCGAACCTGTTCGTGATGGATCTGCGTTCGAAGTCGACGACACGTCTGACCGACACGCCGGCGATCGACACTTCGCCCTCCTATTCGCCGGACGGCGCTCGAATCTGTTTCGAGTCGGATCGCGGCGGCAAGCCGCAGATTTATGTGATGGGCGCGACCGGCGGCGGGGCGCAACGCATCTCGTTCGGAGAGGGTTCCTATTCGACGCCGGTCTGGTCGCCCCGAGGTGATTACATCGCCTTCACCAAACAGGGCGGCGGCCAGTTTTCCATCGGCATCATCAAGCCGGACGGTTCCGGCGAACGCATCCTGACGTCGGGATTTCACAACGAGGGTCCGACCTTCGCGCCCAATGGCCGCGTCCTGATGTTCTTCCGCGATCCCGGCGGCGGTGGCGGACCATCGCTCTATACGATCGATGTCTCCGGCCGCAACGAATTGAAAGTTCCCACGCCCGGTTTCGCCTCCGATCCGGCATGGTCGCCGCTGCTCTCCTAG
- the tolA gene encoding cell envelope integrity protein TolA, with protein sequence MRVKVDKTLAASVALHVLVIGWGLVSFSSKAFESVPEESLPVDIISADQLTHVTAGMKTGKKENPKPLVEKVAEPTPPPEDTVGKIDEKKPPVVTDVAPKEQPKPDDKAAAEAAAAAKAEAAEAKAKADAKAQAEAAAKAEAAKAQAEAVAEAKAQAEARAKAEAQAKAKAEARARAKAEAKAKADAKAKAEAKAKAEADAKAQAEAKRAERVFDRSKIAALLDKRDPSRHSVAGDTLNANAALGLAHGKAADNSATWGSMFKSQVERCWKKPYGGLEAQMTEAIFSIKLKRDGTLEATPTAISNPTTPYFRVYQESALRAIIECQPYKLPAAYFDEWKFFEPVFTERKL encoded by the coding sequence TTGAGGGTCAAGGTCGATAAGACATTGGCGGCGTCGGTTGCCCTGCACGTCCTCGTGATCGGGTGGGGGCTGGTGTCGTTTTCGTCGAAGGCTTTCGAATCGGTGCCGGAGGAATCCCTGCCGGTCGACATCATCTCCGCCGATCAGCTCACCCACGTCACGGCCGGCATGAAGACCGGCAAGAAGGAAAATCCAAAGCCCCTGGTGGAGAAGGTCGCCGAGCCCACGCCGCCGCCGGAGGACACCGTCGGCAAGATTGACGAAAAGAAGCCGCCGGTCGTGACCGACGTCGCGCCCAAAGAACAACCGAAACCTGATGACAAGGCCGCCGCCGAGGCCGCAGCGGCGGCGAAGGCCGAGGCGGCAGAGGCAAAGGCCAAGGCGGATGCGAAAGCCCAAGCAGAGGCCGCAGCCAAGGCAGAGGCCGCGAAGGCTCAGGCGGAAGCGGTAGCTGAGGCAAAGGCTCAGGCTGAGGCCAGGGCGAAGGCCGAAGCGCAGGCAAAGGCAAAAGCCGAGGCAAGGGCAAGGGCAAAAGCGGAGGCCAAGGCGAAAGCGGACGCCAAGGCCAAAGCCGAGGCTAAGGCAAAGGCTGAAGCCGATGCGAAAGCCCAGGCGGAGGCGAAGAGGGCCGAGCGCGTGTTCGACCGATCAAAGATAGCGGCGCTGCTCGACAAGCGCGATCCCAGCCGTCATTCTGTCGCCGGCGACACGCTGAATGCGAACGCCGCGCTGGGATTGGCCCACGGCAAGGCTGCGGATAATTCCGCGACCTGGGGTTCGATGTTCAAGTCCCAGGTCGAGCGTTGCTGGAAGAAACCCTATGGCGGGCTTGAAGCCCAGATGACCGAGGCGATCTTCAGCATCAAGCTGAAGCGCGACGGCACGCTCGAGGCCACGCCGACGGCTATCAGCAACCCGACAACGCCATACTTCCGCGTCTATCAGGAGAGCGCGTTGCGCGCGATCATTGAATGCCAGCCCTATAAGCTGCCCGCGGCTTATTTCGATGAATGGAAGTTTTTCGAACCCGTATTCACGGAACGAAAATTATAA
- the tolR gene encoding protein TolR, whose protein sequence is MAMNSAAPSSGGGGRRGRRRSQPMAEINVTPMVDVMLVLLIIFMVSAPLLTVGVPLDLPQTQAKSLEQDKTPLQLSVDAQGRIFINDTEVTMEELIPKLTAITDARGGLDERIFMRADKKADYGTVARVMGRLSGAGFKRLALVTEVEQGS, encoded by the coding sequence ATGGCTATGAATTCGGCAGCTCCTTCCTCCGGCGGGGGCGGAAGGCGGGGACGGCGGCGGTCACAGCCGATGGCCGAGATCAACGTCACGCCGATGGTCGACGTCATGCTGGTGCTTCTGATCATCTTCATGGTGTCGGCGCCGCTTCTGACGGTCGGCGTGCCGCTCGATCTGCCGCAGACCCAGGCCAAGAGCCTGGAGCAGGACAAGACACCGTTGCAGTTGTCGGTTGATGCCCAGGGACGGATTTTCATCAACGACACCGAAGTGACGATGGAGGAACTGATTCCGAAATTGACGGCGATCACCGATGCGCGCGGCGGTCTCGATGAGCGCATCTTCATGCGTGCCGACAAGAAGGCGGATTACGGCACGGTGGCGCGGGTGATGGGCCGGCTGTCGGGCGCCGGCTTCAAGCGTCTGGCGCTGGTCACCGAAGTGGAGCAGGGATCTTAA
- the tolQ gene encoding protein TolQ gives MNPADVAQSALPLASADVSLITLFFHAHWIVKAVMLGLLACSVWVWAIAIDKTFLYARTKRAMDRFEQAFWSGESIEDLYRALSAKPTQSMAACFVAAMREWKRSFESQARSIAGLQMRIEKVMNVSIAREVERLERRLLVLATVGSAGPFVGLFGTVWGIMSSFQSIAASKNTSLAVVAPGIAEALFATAIGLIAAIPATIFYNKFTAEVNRQAQRLEGFADEFSAILSRQIDERA, from the coding sequence ATGAATCCGGCCGACGTGGCGCAGTCAGCCTTGCCCCTGGCCTCAGCCGACGTGTCGCTGATCACGCTTTTTTTCCATGCTCACTGGATCGTGAAAGCGGTCATGCTCGGCTTGCTGGCCTGCTCGGTGTGGGTGTGGGCAATCGCGATCGACAAGACGTTTCTTTATGCCCGCACCAAGCGCGCGATGGACCGCTTCGAGCAGGCTTTCTGGTCGGGGGAGTCGATCGAGGACCTGTACCGGGCGTTGTCGGCCAAGCCGACGCAGTCGATGGCGGCGTGTTTCGTCGCGGCGATGCGCGAATGGAAACGGTCTTTCGAAAGTCAGGCGCGTTCGATCGCCGGGCTTCAGATGCGGATCGAGAAAGTGATGAATGTTTCCATCGCGCGAGAGGTCGAGCGGCTGGAGCGGCGGTTGCTGGTGCTGGCGACGGTGGGCTCGGCCGGTCCTTTCGTGGGCCTGTTCGGCACCGTGTGGGGCATCATGTCGAGCTTCCAGTCGATTGCCGCATCGAAGAACACCTCGCTCGCGGTGGTGGCGCCGGGCATCGCCGAAGCGCTGTTCGCAACGGCGATCGGCCTTATCGCCGCCATCCCCGCGACTATTTTCTACAATAAGTTCACGGCGGAAGTGAATCGTCAGGCCCAGCGCCTCGAGGGTTTCGCCGACGAGTTTTCCGCGATCCTCTCACGTCAGATCGACGAGCGGGCGTGA
- a CDS encoding DUF2852 domain-containing protein, whose amino-acid sequence MAHTADYDRWNGPNTARGQGQYPSSRFTDAPWHPFRIVLIVLGFMVWWPIGVAILLYTLWSRKMGCWNADRMQYKMDRMRHNMERCGFGFRGFNAPSSGNRAFDEYRMETLRRLEDEQKEFKNFLERLRHAKDKEEFDAFMAQHRTQPTPPNDRPQERPQDQ is encoded by the coding sequence ATGGCCCACACCGCTGACTACGATCGCTGGAATGGTCCCAACACCGCGCGGGGCCAAGGCCAGTATCCGTCTTCCCGTTTCACGGATGCTCCCTGGCATCCCTTCCGCATTGTTCTGATCGTGCTCGGCTTCATGGTGTGGTGGCCGATTGGTGTCGCGATTCTTCTCTACACACTATGGAGCAGAAAAATGGGCTGCTGGAACGCCGATCGAATGCAATACAAGATGGACCGGATGCGCCATAATATGGAGCGCTGCGGTTTTGGCTTCCGCGGCTTCAACGCGCCATCCAGCGGCAACCGCGCCTTCGACGAATATCGCATGGAGACGCTCCGTCGGCTTGAAGATGAGCAGAAAGAGTTCAAGAACTTTCTCGAGCGCCTTCGTCACGCCAAGGATAAGGAAGAGTTCGATGCGTTCATGGCGCAGCATCGCACCCAGCCGACGCCGCCGAACGACAGGCCGCAAGAAAGGCCGCAAGACCAGTAG
- a CDS encoding TetR/AcrR family transcriptional regulator yields the protein MSWRKDHRRPERGYHHGNLKEALLQAALGLIAEKGAAGFTFADAARSAGVSPAAPYRHFRDRDELLASIAQRGFEQFEAVLTRAWDDGRPDTVTAFERVGRAYLAFARDEPAYYSAMFESGLPTDVNPMLSAASERAFSVIRAAAERLAALTPPGAARPPALMMALHIWSMSHGIASLFGRGDAARRKMPMSAEDLLEAGVLIYLRGLGFPTDRRSPEDSNPPAGRPRGPWDQKSAT from the coding sequence ATGAGTTGGCGCAAGGACCATCGCCGCCCGGAGCGGGGCTATCATCACGGCAATCTGAAAGAGGCCCTGCTGCAGGCGGCGCTCGGCCTGATCGCCGAGAAAGGCGCGGCGGGTTTCACCTTCGCCGATGCGGCGCGTTCGGCGGGCGTCAGTCCGGCGGCGCCGTACCGGCACTTTCGCGACCGTGATGAACTGCTGGCCAGCATCGCGCAACGTGGTTTCGAGCAGTTCGAAGCGGTGCTGACCAGGGCCTGGGATGACGGCCGCCCGGATACCGTCACTGCGTTCGAGCGCGTCGGCCGCGCCTATCTCGCTTTCGCGCGCGATGAGCCAGCCTACTACTCGGCGATGTTCGAATCCGGGCTGCCGACCGATGTCAATCCGATGCTGTCGGCCGCCAGCGAGCGCGCCTTCAGCGTCATTCGCGCTGCGGCGGAACGACTGGCCGCGCTGACACCGCCGGGCGCCGCGCGACCGCCGGCCCTGATGATGGCGTTGCACATCTGGTCGATGTCGCACGGCATCGCTTCCCTGTTTGGCCGCGGCGACGCGGCGCGCCGCAAGATGCCGATGTCCGCCGAAGATCTGCTCGAAGCCGGCGTGCTGATTTACTTGCGCGGACTCGGTTTTCCGACCGACCGCCGGTCGCCAGAGGATTCGAACCCTCCGGCCGGGCGGCCGCGCGGGCCTTGGGATCAAAAGTCCGCGACCTGA
- the ybgC gene encoding tol-pal system-associated acyl-CoA thioesterase produces MNAPPPTGHLDGAIRDGRHHMQIRVYYEDTDFSGLVYHASYLRFMERGRSNYLRLLGADQRALFAETESEAPGFAFVVRSMHLDFLKPAHMDDILDIVTRPLEVRGASITLHQEVKRGDTLLLDARVRVAFISDGRAKPIPRPLRIAMKADQV; encoded by the coding sequence ATGAATGCGCCACCTCCGACCGGCCATCTTGACGGTGCGATCCGCGACGGCAGGCATCACATGCAGATTCGCGTCTACTACGAGGACACGGACTTTTCGGGGCTGGTCTATCACGCCAGCTATCTGCGTTTCATGGAGCGCGGGCGCAGCAACTATCTGCGGCTGCTCGGCGCCGACCAGCGCGCGCTGTTCGCGGAGACCGAAAGCGAAGCGCCGGGCTTTGCCTTCGTGGTGCGTTCGATGCATCTCGATTTCCTGAAACCTGCTCACATGGACGACATTCTCGACATCGTCACGCGGCCGCTGGAGGTTCGCGGAGCCTCGATCACGCTGCATCAGGAGGTGAAGCGCGGTGACACGTTGTTGCTGGATGCGAGGGTGAGGGTGGCGTTCATATCCGACGGGCGGGCGAAGCCGATACCGAGGCCGCTGCGCATCGCGATGAAAGCGGATCAGGTCTGA
- the ruvB gene encoding Holliday junction branch migration DNA helicase RuvB, translating to MTEASRIVAPERHADDVGDTALRPQKLSEFIGQRQARANLQIFIDAARKREEALDHVLFVGPPGLGKTTLAQIVARELGVGFRATSGPVIAKAGDLAALLTNLEERDVLFIDEIHRLSPAVEEVLYPAMEDFQLDLIIGEGPAARSVKIELAKFTLVGATTRAGLLTNPLRDRFGIPVRLNFYTEDELEKIVSRGARVLNVGMTPDGANEIARRARGTPRIAGRLLRRVRDFAEAADAAAIDRAVADHALGALEVDAAGLDAMDRRYLTTIALSYGGGPVGVETMAAALSEPRDAIEDIIEPYLIQCGYLQRTPRGRLLTSHAFRHLGLTEPSRDPAQSGLFGQDEDR from the coding sequence GTGACTGAGGCGTCCCGCATCGTCGCGCCCGAGCGCCACGCCGACGATGTGGGCGACACCGCGCTGCGGCCGCAGAAGTTGTCCGAGTTCATTGGTCAGCGCCAGGCCCGCGCCAACCTGCAGATATTCATCGACGCGGCTCGAAAACGAGAAGAGGCGCTCGATCACGTGCTGTTCGTCGGTCCCCCCGGTCTGGGGAAAACCACGCTGGCGCAGATCGTCGCGCGCGAACTCGGCGTCGGCTTTCGCGCGACCTCGGGGCCGGTGATCGCCAAGGCCGGCGATCTGGCGGCGCTGCTCACCAACCTGGAGGAGCGCGACGTTCTGTTCATCGATGAAATTCATCGTCTGTCGCCGGCGGTGGAGGAAGTGCTCTATCCGGCGATGGAGGATTTCCAGCTCGACCTCATCATCGGCGAGGGTCCGGCGGCGCGTTCGGTGAAGATCGAGCTGGCGAAGTTCACGCTGGTCGGCGCCACCACGCGCGCCGGCCTTCTCACCAATCCGCTGCGCGACCGCTTCGGGATTCCGGTGCGGCTGAACTTCTATACCGAGGATGAGCTGGAGAAGATCGTCAGCCGCGGCGCGCGGGTTCTCAATGTCGGCATGACGCCCGACGGCGCCAACGAGATTGCCCGCCGCGCGCGGGGCACGCCACGGATCGCCGGCCGGCTGTTGCGCCGGGTGCGCGACTTCGCCGAGGCCGCCGATGCGGCGGCGATCGATCGCGCGGTCGCCGATCACGCGCTCGGCGCGCTCGAGGTCGATGCGGCGGGGCTCGACGCCATGGATCGCCGCTACCTCACCACCATCGCGCTGAGCTACGGCGGCGGGCCGGTGGGTGTGGAAACCATGGCGGCGGCGTTGTCGGAGCCGCGCGACGCGATCGAGGACATCATCGAGCCGTATCTGATCCAGTGCGGCTATCTGCAGCGCACCCCGCGCGGACGGTTGCTCACCTCGCACGCCTTCCGCCATCTCGGTCTGACCGAGCCCTCGCGCGATCCGGCGCAGTCCGGGTTGTTCGGGCAGGACGAAGATCGATGA
- the ruvA gene encoding Holliday junction branch migration protein RuvA, giving the protein MIGKLKGVIDSYGEDYVILDVGGVGYQVHCASRTLQALPSPGQAAVLSIETYVREDQIKLFGFRTDHEREWFRLLQTVQGVGARVALAVLGTLSPADLASAIALRDKASVARTPGIGPKVAERIVTELKDKAPSFANVDPTVVHLAGDLDDQRAPRPVRDAISALVNLGYGQPQATAAIAAASRGAGENAETAQLIRLGLKELSK; this is encoded by the coding sequence ATGATAGGCAAGCTCAAGGGCGTCATCGACTCCTATGGCGAGGATTACGTGATCCTCGATGTCGGCGGCGTCGGCTATCAGGTGCATTGCGCCTCGCGCACGCTGCAGGCGCTGCCGTCGCCGGGCCAGGCCGCGGTATTGTCGATCGAGACCTATGTGCGCGAGGATCAGATCAAGCTGTTCGGCTTTCGCACCGACCATGAGCGTGAATGGTTTCGTCTGCTGCAGACGGTGCAGGGCGTCGGGGCGCGGGTGGCGCTGGCGGTGCTCGGCACATTGTCCCCCGCGGATCTCGCGAGCGCCATCGCCCTGCGCGACAAGGCGTCGGTGGCGCGCACTCCGGGCATCGGCCCGAAAGTGGCCGAGCGCATCGTCACCGAACTGAAGGACAAAGCGCCGTCCTTCGCCAACGTCGATCCGACGGTGGTCCATCTCGCGGGCGACCTCGATGATCAGCGCGCTCCGCGTCCGGTGCGGGATGCGATTTCGGCGCTGGTCAATCTCGGCTACGGTCAGCCGCAGGCGACCGCGGCGATCGCGGCCGCCTCGCGCGGCGCGGGCGAAAACGCGGAGACCGCGCAACTGATCCGGCTTGGCTTGAAGGAGTTGTCGAAGTGA
- the ruvC gene encoding crossover junction endodeoxyribonuclease RuvC — protein sequence MISSPIRILGIDPGLRRTGWGVLEIDGNRLMFVGCGSVETREHMALASRLLAIHAGLGAVLDQFRPSEAAIEQTFVNKDGVATLKLGQARGVAMLAPALFGIAVAEYAPNQVKKTVVGAGHADKAQIQAMLKILLPKADPKSADAADALAIAITHAHHRKSAALAARMKAVG from the coding sequence ATGATCTCCTCACCGATTCGCATTCTGGGCATCGATCCCGGTCTTCGTCGCACCGGCTGGGGCGTGCTCGAGATTGACGGCAATCGCCTGATGTTCGTGGGCTGCGGTTCGGTCGAGACGCGCGAGCACATGGCGCTGGCGAGCCGGCTGCTGGCGATCCATGCCGGACTCGGCGCGGTACTCGACCAATTTCGTCCCAGCGAGGCCGCGATCGAGCAGACCTTCGTCAACAAGGACGGCGTGGCCACGCTGAAGCTCGGGCAGGCGCGTGGCGTCGCCATGCTGGCGCCGGCGCTGTTCGGCATCGCGGTGGCGGAGTATGCGCCCAACCAAGTGAAGAAGACCGTGGTTGGCGCGGGCCATGCCGACAAGGCTCAGATCCAGGCGATGCTGAAAATCCTGCTGCCGAAAGCCGATCCGAAAAGCGCCGACGCGGCCGACGCGCTTGCCATCGCCATCACCCACGCGCATCACCGCAAGAGCGCGGCGCTCGCGGCGCGGATGAAGGCTGTGGGATGA
- the mgtE gene encoding magnesium transporter, with the protein MTDTHTATTDGDLDVFALASRLSGGHVADNVEILNQLEPQDAAAVLVLLPVDISIEILDKPELNFGPEIVVALPRQTATILLAGMSADMAADIVQQLEEPARTELMQALDEPTRTTIEGLLAYPENTAGAMMTTEFVTVPANWTAERTLQHIRQVERTRETVYAIYVLDAFTRRLVGAVSLRRLISGEPSARIAELARSPITTSPLTDREEVARLISRHDMLAVPVVDKAGHVLGIVTVDDIIDAIIEENTEDAQKFGGMAATDQPYLQIGLPGMIRKRGGWLCVLFLGELLTASAMQHFEGELEKAIVLTLFIPLIMSSGGNSGSQATSLLIRALALREVKLGDWWRVALLELPTGLILGAMLGVIGLVRVVAWQKFGIYDYGEHWMLIGLTVAAALIGVVVFGSVAGSMLPFMLQRAGFDPASASAPLVATLVDVTGLMIYFSVALLILSGTLL; encoded by the coding sequence ATGACGGATACCCACACCGCCACAACGGACGGCGATCTCGATGTGTTCGCGCTGGCCTCGCGCCTGAGCGGCGGCCATGTCGCCGATAACGTCGAAATTCTCAACCAGCTCGAACCGCAGGACGCCGCGGCGGTTCTGGTGCTCCTGCCGGTCGATATTTCGATCGAGATTCTCGACAAGCCGGAGCTGAATTTCGGCCCCGAGATCGTTGTGGCGCTGCCGCGGCAGACGGCGACCATCCTGCTGGCCGGCATGTCCGCCGACATGGCCGCCGACATTGTTCAGCAACTCGAGGAGCCGGCCCGCACCGAGTTGATGCAGGCTCTCGACGAGCCGACACGCACGACCATCGAGGGCCTGCTCGCCTATCCGGAAAACACCGCGGGCGCGATGATGACCACCGAATTCGTCACCGTGCCCGCGAACTGGACGGCGGAGCGCACCTTGCAGCACATCCGCCAGGTCGAGCGGACCCGCGAGACCGTCTACGCCATCTATGTGCTGGACGCCTTCACCCGCCGCCTGGTCGGCGCGGTGTCGCTGCGGCGGCTGATCTCCGGCGAGCCTTCGGCGCGGATCGCCGAGCTTGCGCGCTCTCCGATCACGACCTCCCCCCTGACGGATCGCGAAGAGGTGGCCCGGCTGATCTCGCGTCACGACATGCTGGCGGTGCCTGTCGTGGACAAGGCGGGGCATGTCCTCGGCATCGTCACGGTCGACGATATCATCGACGCCATCATCGAGGAAAACACCGAGGACGCCCAGAAATTCGGCGGCATGGCCGCGACCGACCAGCCCTATCTGCAGATCGGGCTGCCGGGCATGATCCGCAAGCGCGGCGGCTGGCTTTGCGTGCTGTTTCTCGGCGAGCTGTTGACCGCGAGCGCCATGCAGCACTTCGAGGGCGAACTGGAGAAGGCCATCGTGCTGACGCTGTTCATCCCGCTGATCATGAGCTCCGGCGGCAACTCCGGCTCGCAGGCGACCTCGCTCCTGATCCGCGCGCTGGCGTTGCGCGAGGTCAAGCTCGGCGACTGGTGGCGCGTGGCGCTGCTGGAATTGCCGACGGGACTGATCCTCGGCGCCATGCTCGGCGTGATCGGGCTGGTCCGCGTGGTGGCCTGGCAGAAGTTCGGCATCTATGACTATGGCGAGCACTGGATGCTGATCGGGCTGACCGTCGCGGCCGCGCTGATCGGCGTCGTGGTGTTCGGCTCGGTGGCGGGATCGATGCTCCCGTTCATGCTGCAAAGGGCCGGCTTCGACCCCGCGAGCGCGTCAGCGCCGCTGGTGGCCACGCTGGTCGACGTTACCGGGCTGATGATCTACTTCAGCGTCGCGCTGCTGATCCTGAGCGGGACATTACTGTAG
- a CDS encoding YebC/PmpR family DNA-binding transcriptional regulator yields MAGHSQFKNIMHRKGRQDAQKSKLFSKLAREITVAAKLGTPDPAMNPRLRAAVIAARAENMPKDNIERAIKKASGNDAESYDELRYEGYGPGGVAVIMEVLTDNRNRAASDIRSYFTKSGGNLGETGSVSFMFDRLGVIEYDADKASVDDMLEAAIEAGADDVVSDEGGHEIYASQDTFRDVAKALESTFGEARKVALIWKPQNTIAVDDNTGEKLLKLIDLLNEHDDVQNVYANFEVSDALIAKLGG; encoded by the coding sequence ATGGCCGGACATTCCCAGTTCAAGAACATCATGCACCGCAAGGGCCGGCAGGATGCCCAGAAATCGAAGCTGTTCAGCAAGCTTGCGCGCGAGATCACCGTTGCCGCCAAGCTCGGGACGCCCGATCCGGCGATGAACCCGCGGCTGCGCGCGGCGGTGATCGCGGCGCGGGCGGAAAACATGCCCAAGGACAATATCGAGCGCGCGATCAAGAAGGCCAGCGGCAACGACGCCGAGAGCTACGACGAGTTGCGCTACGAGGGCTATGGTCCAGGCGGCGTGGCGGTCATCATGGAAGTGCTGACCGACAATCGCAACCGCGCCGCCTCCGACATCCGCTCGTACTTCACCAAATCCGGCGGCAACCTCGGGGAAACCGGCTCGGTATCCTTCATGTTCGACCGGCTCGGCGTCATTGAATATGACGCGGACAAGGCTTCAGTCGACGACATGCTGGAAGCCGCCATCGAGGCCGGCGCTGACGATGTGGTGTCGGACGAGGGCGGTCACGAAATCTATGCCTCGCAGGATACCTTCCGTGACGTCGCCAAGGCGCTCGAAAGCACGTTCGGCGAGGCGCGCAAGGTGGCGTTGATCTGGAAGCCGCAGAATACGATCGCCGTCGACGACAACACCGGTGAGAAGCTGCTCAAGCTCATCGATCTTCTCAACGAACATGACGACGTCCAGAACGTCTACGCCAATTTCGAGGTCTCCGACGCGCTGATCGCGAAGCTGGGCGGCTGA
- a CDS encoding TIGR00282 family metallophosphoesterase translates to MRILFIGDVVGRTGRTAINDYLPELVTAWKLDLVVVNGENAAGGFGITEAIYQELLDAGADAITLGNHAWNQKEALVFIERAPRLVRPLNFPPGTPGRGAAMIDAKDGRRALVINAMARIFMEPLNDPFHAIEYELDACRLREAADAIIVDFHGEATSEKQSMGYFCDGRVSLVVGTHTHVPTADHRILSGGTAYMSDAGMTGDYDSVIGMQKEEPLRRFTTGIPSSRFEPAAGAATLSGVAVETDDATGLALKIAPVRIGGRLERAEPSFWT, encoded by the coding sequence GTGCGAATCCTTTTCATCGGCGATGTTGTCGGCAGGACTGGGCGTACCGCGATCAACGACTATCTTCCGGAACTCGTCACCGCATGGAAGCTCGATCTCGTCGTTGTCAACGGCGAGAACGCCGCGGGCGGCTTCGGCATCACCGAGGCGATCTACCAGGAGTTGCTCGACGCCGGCGCCGATGCGATCACGCTCGGCAATCACGCCTGGAATCAGAAGGAGGCGCTGGTGTTCATCGAACGCGCACCGCGTCTCGTTCGTCCGCTGAATTTCCCGCCGGGCACGCCGGGGCGCGGCGCGGCGATGATCGACGCCAAGGACGGCCGCCGCGCGCTCGTCATCAACGCCATGGCGCGCATCTTCATGGAGCCTCTCAACGACCCCTTCCACGCCATCGAATATGAACTCGACGCCTGCCGGCTCCGCGAGGCGGCGGACGCGATCATCGTTGATTTCCACGGCGAAGCCACCAGCGAAAAGCAAAGCATGGGTTATTTCTGCGATGGCCGCGTCAGCCTGGTGGTGGGAACGCATACCCATGTGCCGACGGCGGATCACCGGATCCTGTCAGGCGGCACCGCCTACATGAGCGATGCCGGCATGACCGGCGATTATGACTCCGTGATTGGAATGCAGAAGGAGGAGCCGCTGCGCCGCTTCACCACGGGCATTCCGAGCAGCCGCTTCGAGCCGGCGGCGGGGGCCGCCACATTGAGCGGCGTCGCGGTGGAGACAGACGATGCGACAGGGCTTGCCCTCAAGATCGCTCCGGTGCGAATAGGCGGGCGGCTTGAGCGGGCGGAGCCTTCCTTCTGGACCTAG